A window from Leptospira wolffii serovar Khorat str. Khorat-H2 encodes these proteins:
- a CDS encoding LytR/AlgR family response regulator transcription factor has protein sequence MTVSNREWKTIIVEDEAPTRELLVNYCLSRSELKLSKVAKDGEEALEFLQSEDFDLAFLDINLPILSGLEILEKLENPPYVIFITALRDKAIDAFELGAIDYLLKPFSKERFFKAVDRSIQFLEKKEKTSGNVFNEHGLFILEKENHFLIPYKDINFISSRDNFSVVHTEEREYVTYKSLKSLEAKLPPSKFLRIYKQYIINLEKLSHLQSDNMGNYSVFLKDEDETQLPVGRKYISKIKELL, from the coding sequence ATGACCGTAAGCAATAGAGAATGGAAGACCATCATCGTAGAAGACGAGGCTCCCACTCGAGAATTGCTGGTAAACTACTGCCTCTCCCGTTCCGAACTCAAACTTTCCAAAGTAGCCAAAGACGGAGAAGAAGCGTTGGAATTCCTACAGTCCGAGGATTTCGATCTGGCGTTTTTGGACATCAACCTTCCTATTCTTTCCGGTTTGGAAATTCTGGAGAAGCTGGAAAATCCTCCGTACGTGATCTTCATTACCGCCTTGAGAGACAAGGCTATCGATGCTTTCGAGTTGGGAGCCATCGATTATCTACTCAAGCCGTTTTCCAAGGAAAGATTTTTCAAGGCGGTGGATCGTTCCATTCAGTTTTTAGAGAAGAAGGAAAAGACTTCCGGAAACGTGTTCAACGAACACGGACTCTTCATTTTGGAAAAGGAAAATCATTTTTTGATTCCCTACAAGGATATCAATTTCATTTCGTCCCGAGATAATTTCAGCGTCGTGCATACCGAAGAGAGGGAATACGTCACCTATAAGTCCCTCAAAAGCCTTGAGGCAAAACTCCCTCCTTCCAAATTCCTTAGGATATACAAACAGTACATTATAAATTTGGAAAAATTATCCCACTTACAGAGCGATAACATGGGGAACTATTCCGTTTTCCTAAAGGATGAGGACGAGACTCAACTTCCCGTCGGCCGAAAGTATATCTCTAAGATAAAAGAACTCCTTTAA